In Lactobacillus sp. PV012, one genomic interval encodes:
- the gatA gene encoding Asp-tRNA(Asn)/Glu-tRNA(Gln) amidotransferase subunit GatA, which produces MNYLNENIESLHKKLVDGELSANQLTEDTLKTIKDLEPKLNAMITVVDDAKPAEDLDLSNELAGIPIAIKDNIITNGIKTTAASHMLYNFMPMYDATVISKLKKAQMTIVGKANMDEFAMGSSSENSYYGAPKNPWDLTRVTGGSSGGSAAAVASGEVVAALGSDTGGSVRQPAAFTGIFGIKPTYGRVSRWGLIAFASSLDQIGVMTKRVADSAKILNVIAGGDEHDSTVSQRPVPDFTKALGKDVKGLRVAVPEEYFGEGVEKEVKDLINEQIKLLEDNGAIINKVSLPHTKYVVPDYYIIASSEASSNLQRYDGIRYGYRAKDTKNLLDVYIKSRSEGFGNEVKRRIMLGSFALSAGSYDRFFRQAAKVRTLICRDFEKIFEENDVIVGPTTPTTAFKIGSSIKDPLKMYANDILTISANMAGIPAASVPAGLVDGMPVGFQIMAKRFDEESIFQVADFIERKNKFYEKKPAGLED; this is translated from the coding sequence ATGAATTATTTAAATGAAAATATTGAATCATTACATAAAAAATTAGTAGATGGTGAACTTAGCGCAAACCAATTAACTGAAGATACTTTAAAGACAATTAAGGACTTAGAACCAAAGCTTAACGCAATGATTACAGTAGTTGATGATGCTAAGCCTGCAGAAGATTTAGATCTTTCTAATGAATTAGCTGGGATCCCAATTGCCATTAAAGATAATATCATTACCAATGGAATTAAGACTACTGCAGCAAGTCACATGCTTTATAATTTTATGCCAATGTATGATGCTACAGTTATTTCCAAGCTTAAAAAAGCTCAAATGACAATTGTTGGTAAAGCAAACATGGATGAGTTTGCCATGGGATCTTCTAGTGAAAATTCATACTATGGTGCGCCAAAGAATCCTTGGGATTTAACCCGAGTAACTGGTGGATCTTCAGGTGGATCTGCAGCAGCTGTTGCTAGTGGTGAAGTAGTAGCAGCTCTTGGTTCTGATACTGGTGGTTCTGTACGCCAACCTGCTGCTTTTACTGGTATTTTTGGTATTAAGCCAACTTATGGACGTGTTTCACGTTGGGGATTGATTGCTTTTGCATCTTCATTAGATCAAATTGGTGTAATGACTAAACGAGTTGCTGATTCAGCTAAAATTTTAAATGTAATTGCTGGTGGCGATGAACATGATTCAACTGTTTCACAACGTCCAGTTCCTGATTTTACCAAGGCCCTTGGTAAGGATGTTAAGGGACTTCGTGTAGCAGTTCCTGAAGAATACTTTGGTGAAGGTGTCGAAAAAGAAGTTAAAGATTTAATAAATGAACAAATCAAACTTTTGGAAGACAACGGTGCCATTATTAATAAGGTAAGCTTACCTCACACTAAATACGTTGTTCCTGATTACTATATTATTGCTTCTAGTGAAGCTTCATCTAACTTACAAAGATACGATGGAATTCGTTACGGCTACCGTGCTAAAGATACTAAAAACTTACTTGACGTTTATATTAAATCAAGAAGTGAAGGATTTGGTAATGAGGTAAAACGTCGTATCATGCTTGGATCTTTCGCATTATCAGCAGGTTCATATGATCGTTTCTTTAGACAAGCTGCCAAAGTTAGAACTTTAATTTGTCGTGACTTTGAAAAAATCTTTGAAGAAAATGATGTAATTGTTGGACCAACTACACCTACTACTGCCTTTAAGATTGGTAGTTCAATCAAAGATCCACTTAAGATGTATGCAAATGATATTTTAACTATTTCTGCTAACATGGCTGGAATTCCTGCAGCTAGTGTTCCAGCAGGCTTAGTTGATGGAATGCCTGTTGGTTTCCAAATTATGGCTAAGCGCTTTGATGAAGAAAGTATTTTCCAAGTTGCTGACTTTATTGAACGCAAGAATAAATTCTATGAAAAGAAACCAGCTGGATTGGAGGATTAA
- a CDS encoding CamS family sex pheromone protein, producing the protein MKKLLSFLVVLGTAVSLSACGSLKDTDLANNSTNTTVKKKGYQTTSASSNGYSVLLKNGEYVTSPIEGLTENSSDNSVDGRALEAGLMAISQGTFSPAKYVFQEGQEISSATATDWLARKSKNNPEGLNLKSTGTKNYTPIILDQILEQDYLVKSGTSYKVSGISLGLALNSVDYYNKVKNGAEYSKNISRAQQEKLGKNAANEIVARLRKRKALKNVTLIVGLFSKTDKDSLVGGNYFTYGIANANSSKIDKWKTVNNQSQVLPVVGNEKAINSNDATAFSDFKTAIEGYFPNISGVTATVKYQDGKLKQMNINVTTQFFGYAQIESFSRLVLSSAKKYLPKDAPIEIKIGSVNETQALIAKNSADDSYYTHIFGGE; encoded by the coding sequence GTGAAAAAGTTATTAAGTTTCTTAGTAGTTTTAGGAACTGCTGTAAGTTTAAGTGCTTGTGGTAGTTTAAAAGATACTGATTTAGCTAATAATTCTACTAATACAACGGTAAAAAAGAAGGGTTACCAAACAACCAGTGCTTCTAGCAATGGTTACAGTGTTTTGTTAAAAAATGGAGAGTATGTAACTAGTCCAATTGAAGGCTTAACTGAAAATAGCAGTGATAATAGTGTTGATGGACGTGCGTTGGAAGCTGGTTTGATGGCTATTTCACAGGGTACTTTTTCACCAGCAAAGTATGTCTTTCAAGAAGGTCAAGAAATTTCTTCAGCTACAGCAACAGATTGGCTAGCACGTAAATCAAAAAATAATCCTGAAGGTTTGAACTTAAAATCAACTGGAACTAAGAATTATACCCCAATTATTTTGGATCAAATTTTGGAACAAGATTACTTAGTCAAATCAGGTACTAGTTATAAAGTTAGTGGAATTAGTTTAGGATTAGCTTTAAACTCAGTTGATTATTACAATAAAGTCAAAAACGGGGCCGAATATAGTAAAAATATTTCTCGTGCCCAGCAAGAAAAACTTGGTAAAAATGCAGCTAATGAAATTGTAGCGAGATTACGAAAGCGTAAAGCTTTAAAAAATGTTACATTAATAGTTGGATTATTTAGTAAAACTGACAAGGATTCTTTAGTTGGTGGTAACTATTTTACATATGGAATTGCAAATGCAAATAGTAGTAAAATAGATAAGTGGAAAACCGTCAATAACCAAAGTCAAGTACTACCAGTTGTTGGAAATGAGAAAGCAATTAATTCTAACGATGCAACTGCCTTTAGTGACTTCAAGACAGCGATTGAAGGATATTTCCCTAATATTAGTGGAGTAACTGCGACAGTTAAGTATCAAGATGGTAAGTTAAAGCAGATGAATATTAATGTGACAACCCAATTTTTTGGTTATGCTCAAATCGAAAGCTTTTCACGGTTAGTTTTATCATCGGCTAAAAAGTACTTACCAAAAGATGCCCCAATTGAAATAAAAATTGGGTCTGTAAATGAAACACAAGCATTAATTGCTAAGAATTCAGCAGATGATAGTTATTATACACATATCTTTGGCGGTGAATAG
- a CDS encoding diacylglycerol kinase encodes MTKRARLIYNPVSGHEQMLQNVAGILNILEQAGFEASAYQTTPEPLSAQKEATRCSLDGFDLIVGAGGDGTINEVVNGIAPLEKRPKVAVIPAGTTNDYARALNIPRDNLIDAAKVVLKGKTQKMDIGKAADKYFMNIAASGSLTDLTYAVPSQLKSVLGYSAYLIKGMEMFPHIKNRKMRLTYDDGVYEGDMSMFLLGMTNSMGGLEQIMPDAQLSDGLFQLIVVKTANPMEVLRLLGMALKGTHVNDPKIIYTKTRSLKVEPLDEEKEPIPINLDGELGGYLPIEFQNLQQHIEFYIG; translated from the coding sequence ATGACAAAGAGAGCACGATTAATTTATAATCCTGTTTCAGGCCATGAACAAATGCTTCAAAATGTGGCGGGAATTTTAAATATATTAGAGCAAGCCGGTTTTGAGGCAAGTGCCTATCAGACAACCCCAGAACCATTATCAGCTCAAAAGGAAGCTACTAGATGTAGTTTGGATGGGTTTGATTTAATTGTAGGTGCTGGTGGGGATGGTACCATTAACGAAGTTGTAAATGGAATTGCACCCTTAGAAAAAAGACCTAAAGTTGCTGTAATTCCTGCTGGAACAACTAATGACTATGCCCGAGCATTAAATATTCCGCGAGATAATTTAATTGATGCAGCTAAGGTTGTTTTAAAAGGTAAGACTCAAAAAATGGATATTGGAAAAGCAGCTGACAAATATTTTATGAATATTGCTGCTAGCGGATCGTTAACCGATTTAACGTATGCTGTGCCATCACAATTGAAATCTGTTTTGGGATATAGTGCCTACCTAATTAAAGGAATGGAAATGTTCCCTCATATTAAGAATCGTAAGATGCGCCTAACATATGACGATGGAGTATATGAAGGTGATATGTCAATGTTCTTATTAGGGATGACGAATTCAATGGGTGGTTTAGAACAAATTATGCCTGATGCCCAATTATCAGATGGTCTATTTCAGCTAATTGTGGTAAAAACTGCTAATCCAATGGAAGTTTTACGTTTACTAGGAATGGCTTTAAAGGGTACTCATGTAAATGATCCTAAAATTATTTACACTAAGACGCGTTCTCTAAAAGTAGAACCTCTTGATGAAGAAAAAGAGCCAATTCCAATTAATCTGGATGGAGAATTAGGTGGATATCTGCCAATTGAATTCCAGAATTTACAACAACATATTGAGTTTTACATTGGATAA
- the gatB gene encoding Asp-tRNA(Asn)/Glu-tRNA(Gln) amidotransferase subunit GatB has protein sequence MNFKSTIGLEVHFELKTKSKIFSPSPVSYGAPANTETNVIDWAMPGVLPMVNKDVYRLGIMVALATHSHVLPTTHFDRKNYFYPDNPKAYQITQFFQPLARDGYIEIEVHGKKKRIGIHEMHIEEDAGKNTHGANGYSYVDLNRQGVPLLEVVSEPDMEDPEEAYAYLTKLRQIVQFTGASDVKMEEGSMRVDTNISIRPAGQKELGTKVEMKNLNSFDHVRRSLAYEEQRQQQVLLSGGRIQVSTRRFDENTGKTVLERVKEGAADYRYFPEPDIAPDHISQEWIDEIAESLPESPFERRKRYVNEYGIKEYDADVILQTKESSDFYDETVKAGADATLAANWLNTQINGYLNENQVEISEIKLTPANLAQIIKMIKDGTISSKIAKKVFQESIENGTDPKKYVEDNGMVQLSDLSVLEPMVKKIVDNNPQSVEDFKNGKDRAIGFLVGQIMKETRGKANPKVVNQLLNKELQSR, from the coding sequence ATGAATTTTAAATCGACTATCGGGCTTGAAGTTCACTTCGAGTTAAAAACAAAGAGTAAGATTTTCTCTCCATCACCTGTTAGTTACGGAGCACCTGCTAACACTGAAACAAATGTAATTGACTGGGCAATGCCTGGTGTATTACCAATGGTAAATAAAGATGTTTATCGTTTGGGAATTATGGTGGCTTTAGCAACCCATTCACACGTTTTACCAACTACTCATTTTGATCGTAAAAACTACTTTTACCCAGATAATCCTAAGGCATACCAAATTACACAATTTTTCCAACCATTAGCCCGTGATGGTTACATTGAAATTGAAGTTCATGGAAAAAAGAAACGTATTGGTATTCATGAAATGCACATTGAAGAAGATGCTGGTAAAAACACTCACGGTGCTAACGGTTACTCCTACGTTGACTTAAACCGTCAAGGTGTTCCTCTTCTTGAAGTTGTGTCTGAACCTGATATGGAAGATCCAGAAGAAGCTTATGCTTACTTAACTAAATTACGCCAAATCGTTCAATTTACTGGTGCTTCTGATGTTAAGATGGAAGAAGGATCAATGCGTGTAGATACTAATATTTCTATTCGCCCAGCTGGTCAAAAAGAACTTGGTACTAAAGTCGAAATGAAGAACTTGAACTCATTTGATCACGTAAGACGTTCACTTGCTTATGAAGAACAACGTCAACAACAAGTTTTACTTTCAGGTGGTCGTATTCAAGTTTCAACTCGTCGTTTTGATGAAAATACTGGTAAGACAGTTCTAGAACGTGTTAAGGAAGGTGCAGCAGATTACCGCTACTTCCCAGAACCAGATATTGCTCCAGATCATATTAGTCAAGAATGGATCGATGAAATTGCAGAAAGCCTGCCAGAATCTCCATTTGAACGTCGTAAGCGTTACGTCAATGAATACGGAATTAAAGAATACGATGCAGATGTTATTTTACAGACTAAAGAATCTAGTGATTTCTATGATGAAACTGTAAAAGCTGGAGCAGATGCTACTTTAGCAGCAAACTGGTTGAATACTCAAATTAATGGTTATTTGAATGAAAACCAAGTTGAAATTAGTGAAATCAAGTTAACACCAGCTAATTTAGCTCAAATCATTAAGATGATTAAAGATGGTACTATTTCATCTAAAATTGCTAAGAAAGTCTTCCAAGAAAGTATTGAAAATGGTACTGATCCTAAGAAATATGTTGAAGATAATGGTATGGTCCAACTTTCTGATCTTTCTGTTCTAGAACCAATGGTTAAAAAGATTGTTGATAATAATCCTCAATCTGTGGAAGACTTCAAGAATGGTAAGGATCGTGCAATTGGTTTCTTAGTTGGCCAAATTATGAAAGAAACTCGTGGAAAGGCAAATCCTAAGGTAGTTAACCAATTATTAAACAAGGAATTACAAAGTCGTTAA
- the nhaC gene encoding Na+/H+ antiporter NhaC — protein MKIKVGFGEAVTILVILLAILGTSVISLGLSPEVPVLFTVLLLVFWAKLRGASWEEIQDGIKEGIGVAIIPIFIFILIGALIGLWIKGGIIPSIMVLGFKSINGQFFVPSVFIVCSVIGTAIGSGFTTISTVGIALFGIGVSMNINPALMAGAIISGAVFGDKMSPLSDSTNLSSAVAESELFAHIKNMMWSTIPAFFVSLILFWILGNGGQMHATKINHTVQVLQQNFTISWWAIIPILLMIFCAWRKIPAIPTLFLNIAVTVIMIFIQSPHETAKSLTDLIMNGFVAKTSDSTVNSLLSRGGISSMMATVALIIATLSLGGLLMKFEVVQSAMEPLVAKLKTPGKLITITILSGICINLFVGEQYLSVILPGRAFKPAYDKIKLSPLALSRVLEDGGSVINYLIPWGVAGSFAASTLGVPVLAFIPFTFFSLLSPVFSILSGITGIGLKWKKEK, from the coding sequence ATGAAAATTAAAGTAGGATTTGGTGAAGCAGTTACAATTTTAGTAATCTTGCTTGCCATTTTAGGAACTTCAGTTATTAGTTTAGGTCTTTCTCCCGAAGTACCTGTGCTGTTCACAGTATTATTACTAGTGTTCTGGGCTAAACTTCGAGGAGCCAGTTGGGAAGAAATCCAAGACGGCATCAAGGAAGGGATTGGTGTTGCAATTATTCCAATTTTTATCTTTATTTTGATTGGAGCTTTAATTGGGCTCTGGATTAAAGGTGGCATTATTCCCTCAATCATGGTATTAGGATTTAAATCAATCAATGGACAATTTTTTGTTCCTTCCGTTTTCATTGTTTGTTCAGTGATTGGAACAGCAATTGGAAGTGGCTTTACCACAATTTCTACAGTAGGAATTGCACTATTTGGAATTGGAGTAAGTATGAATATTAACCCAGCTTTAATGGCTGGTGCAATTATCTCTGGAGCAGTTTTTGGAGATAAAATGTCTCCTCTTTCAGATTCAACTAATTTATCTTCAGCTGTAGCAGAAAGTGAACTCTTTGCTCATATTAAAAATATGATGTGGTCAACAATTCCAGCATTTTTTGTTTCATTAATCTTATTTTGGATTTTGGGTAATGGTGGTCAAATGCACGCCACTAAAATTAATCATACCGTCCAAGTTTTACAACAAAACTTTACTATCAGCTGGTGGGCAATTATTCCAATTTTATTGATGATCTTTTGTGCCTGGCGCAAAATTCCAGCAATTCCCACTTTATTTTTAAACATTGCTGTTACTGTAATCATGATCTTTATTCAATCACCTCATGAAACTGCTAAATCTCTAACTGATTTAATTATGAATGGTTTTGTCGCTAAAACTAGTGATTCAACTGTTAACTCTCTTTTATCTCGTGGTGGAATTTCTAGTATGATGGCAACTGTTGCTTTAATTATCGCTACCTTATCACTAGGTGGTTTACTCATGAAATTTGAAGTTGTTCAAAGTGCCATGGAACCACTAGTAGCTAAGTTAAAAACTCCCGGAAAACTTATTACAATTACAATTTTATCTGGAATTTGTATCAACTTATTTGTTGGTGAGCAATACTTGTCAGTAATTTTACCAGGACGTGCCTTTAAGCCAGCCTACGATAAAATTAAACTTTCTCCACTTGCTCTCAGCAGAGTGTTAGAAGATGGAGGAAGTGTAATTAACTACTTAATTCCTTGGGGAGTTGCTGGTTCATTTGCGGCTTCTACTTTAGGGGTTCCAGTTTTAGCCTTTATACCATTTACCTTCTTTAGTTTACTCTCACCTGTCTTTTCAATTCTTTCAGGAATAACTGGAATTGGTTTAAAGTGGAAAAAAGAAAAATAA
- the gatC gene encoding Asp-tRNA(Asn)/Glu-tRNA(Gln) amidotransferase subunit GatC, translated as MKITKETITHVATLSRLEFSDQELDTFTKQMDEIINMADQLAEVDTSDVPETVQVVDRDTVFREDKPEHWQSKEELMENVPEKVDGFIKVPVIIDKDEDA; from the coding sequence GTGAAGATTACGAAAGAAACGATCACGCACGTAGCGACTTTGTCACGACTTGAGTTTAGTGATCAAGAGTTAGATACATTTACTAAGCAAATGGATGAAATTATCAATATGGCTGATCAACTTGCTGAAGTTGATACCAGTGATGTTCCTGAAACAGTTCAAGTAGTTGATCGAGACACTGTATTTAGAGAAGATAAACCTGAACATTGGCAAAGTAAGGAAGAGTTAATGGAAAATGTTCCTGAAAAAGTTGATGGATTTATCAAGGTACCAGTAATTATTGATAAAGATGAGGATGCCTAA
- a CDS encoding TMEM175 family protein has protein sequence MPKSGKFKITPEEKEKLLNAKSKITEDKSQAPKRLKEHLQALNDAVLAIVMTIIVLEIQPPLHVNEYGNFLKDIGVFLITFFILGEFWYSLHKMFDYLGFKPDKLTVIFDLGLLADLSILPAMTKWIMATPSTFAVINFGVVFLIAQIFSILVRFFGTKPLLESSIMEKMNYRHALVRLEITAIMSIILIAVAWWYPSLAMVLYLSIPIVSFFFPKRNKKIR, from the coding sequence ATGCCAAAAAGTGGAAAGTTTAAAATTACCCCAGAAGAAAAAGAAAAGCTATTAAATGCAAAAAGTAAAATTACAGAAGATAAATCCCAAGCACCTAAAAGGTTAAAAGAACATCTTCAAGCGCTTAATGATGCAGTACTAGCAATTGTAATGACAATTATTGTGCTAGAAATTCAGCCACCATTGCATGTAAATGAATATGGTAACTTCTTAAAAGATATAGGAGTGTTTTTGATTACCTTCTTTATTTTGGGTGAATTTTGGTATAGTTTGCACAAAATGTTTGACTATTTAGGGTTTAAACCAGATAAGCTAACAGTAATCTTTGATTTAGGATTGCTAGCTGATTTATCAATTTTGCCTGCAATGACCAAATGGATTATGGCTACTCCTTCTACCTTTGCGGTAATTAATTTTGGGGTCGTTTTTCTGATAGCTCAAATTTTTAGTATTTTAGTTAGATTTTTTGGTACAAAACCATTGTTAGAATCTTCAATTATGGAAAAAATGAATTATCGTCATGCTTTGGTGCGCTTAGAGATTACAGCAATTATGAGTATAATTTTAATTGCAGTGGCTTGGTGGTACCCAAGTTTGGCAATGGTCCTTTATTTATCGATCCCAATAGTTTCATTCTTTTTTCCGAAAAGAAATAAAAAAATACGCTGA
- a CDS encoding Bax inhibitor-1 family protein, whose protein sequence is MDNFSNTPERRPIQDVSAVNSFLTKTYIIMAVAVLVSALTSFLSTTVFRASLIHLFSNQASSWIIILLPFVLSLFISFRATRNPVASFILLMVVAVAYGLTFAVICSVYTTGTVTSAFVSAAAVFITMAIYGTVTKRDLSNIGSYATAALIGFIVATIINMFLKNPMITYIFAYIGVIIFVALTASDAQQIKKVYAQYADQTSSLGLAVLGALQLYLDFINIFMFFLEIFGMGSDNR, encoded by the coding sequence ATGGATAATTTTTCAAATACACCTGAACGTCGCCCTATTCAAGACGTTTCAGCAGTAAACAGCTTTTTAACTAAAACTTATATCATTATGGCAGTTGCAGTTTTAGTTTCAGCTTTAACATCATTTTTATCAACAACAGTTTTTAGAGCAAGTTTAATTCACTTATTCAGTAATCAGGCCTCAAGTTGGATCATTATTCTTCTACCATTTGTTCTTTCGCTGTTTATCAGTTTTAGAGCTACACGTAATCCAGTTGCTAGTTTTATTTTGCTAATGGTTGTTGCAGTAGCTTACGGCTTAACATTTGCTGTTATTTGTAGTGTATATACTACTGGTACAGTAACATCTGCCTTTGTTTCTGCAGCAGCTGTTTTCATTACAATGGCAATCTATGGAACAGTAACTAAGCGGGACTTATCTAATATCGGTTCCTATGCTACAGCTGCTTTGATTGGTTTTATTGTGGCTACAATAATTAATATGTTCCTTAAAAATCCAATGATTACTTACATTTTTGCTTATATTGGAGTTATCATTTTTGTGGCTTTAACAGCTTCTGATGCTCAACAAATTAAGAAAGTTTATGCTCAGTATGCTGATCAAACTAGCTCACTTGGATTAGCCGTTTTGGGAGCCTTACAATTATACCTTGATTTCATCAACATCTTTATGTTTTTCCTTGAAATTTTTGGTATGGGAAGCGATAATCGCTAA
- the ligA gene encoding NAD-dependent DNA ligase LigA — MVRSTLQETSKQEAQEKAEKLRKQLNEWADDYYSKDAPVVEDSVYDKAYNELEKLEQQYPELVTKDSITQRVGGQLKNELTKVNHAVPMLSMGDVFSKEELREFDQRIQKQVGHQVAYNVELKIDGLSVSLEYENGKLKRASTRGNGQVGEDVTENVRYIADVPQTVPNSFTGEVRGEVYMGKEAFAKLNEQRDKEGMQIFANPRNAAAGSLRQLDPTITKKRELSTFIYTWINPPKEITSQHQAIDEMTKMGFHTNENGVRLESMDEVFKFIDEFTAKRNTLSYGIDGIVLKVDDLHLQEELGATVKVPRWEIAYKFPPEEQETVVRDIQWTVGRTGVVTPTAIMDPVQLAGTTVSRASLHNPTLLKAKDVRIGDTVKLHKAGDIIPEISEVVLSKRPKDSKPYEIPTTCPSCGAELVHVNGEVALRCINPMCPAQVEEKIIHFASRGAMNIVGLGPKIIKQLLEKKLVKDVADLYHLTAEDLGQLDHFGEKSITNLLNAIAESKNNSVEFLLYGLGIDHVGAKAARLISEKYKDLEKISKLTVSELTTIDTIGETIADSMVTYFNQPLSQKLIQELKASGLNMKYLGKTEADIPDNFFKDKKVVLTGKLEHFGRSEFTSKLEELGAQVTSSVSKKTDYLIYGAEAGSKKEKAEKLGIPMLTEQEAMAKINE; from the coding sequence ATGGTACGTTCAACTTTACAGGAAACTTCCAAACAGGAAGCGCAAGAAAAAGCAGAGAAATTACGTAAACAGTTAAATGAATGGGCAGATGATTACTATTCAAAGGACGCCCCTGTTGTTGAAGACTCAGTTTATGATAAAGCTTATAATGAACTAGAAAAATTAGAGCAACAGTACCCTGAACTTGTAACTAAAGATTCAATTACCCAGCGAGTGGGCGGACAGTTAAAGAATGAGTTAACTAAAGTTAATCATGCGGTTCCAATGCTTTCAATGGGGGATGTTTTTTCAAAAGAAGAATTGCGTGAATTTGATCAAAGAATTCAAAAGCAGGTTGGTCACCAAGTAGCTTATAATGTTGAATTAAAAATTGATGGCTTATCAGTCTCATTGGAATATGAAAATGGTAAATTAAAACGTGCTTCGACTCGTGGTAACGGTCAAGTGGGTGAAGATGTAACAGAAAATGTACGCTATATTGCTGATGTGCCCCAAACAGTGCCTAACTCTTTTACTGGGGAAGTTCGTGGTGAAGTATATATGGGTAAAGAAGCCTTTGCTAAATTAAATGAGCAAAGGGATAAAGAGGGGATGCAAATTTTTGCTAATCCTAGAAATGCAGCAGCTGGTTCATTGCGTCAATTAGATCCAACAATTACTAAAAAAAGAGAATTAAGTACTTTTATTTATACTTGGATTAATCCTCCAAAGGAAATTACCAGTCAACATCAAGCAATTGATGAAATGACAAAAATGGGTTTCCATACTAATGAAAATGGTGTTCGTTTAGAATCGATGGATGAAGTCTTTAAGTTTATTGATGAATTTACTGCTAAGCGAAATACATTAAGCTATGGAATTGACGGTATTGTCTTAAAGGTCGATGATTTACACTTACAAGAAGAATTAGGTGCTACAGTAAAAGTGCCACGTTGGGAAATTGCTTATAAGTTTCCACCTGAAGAACAAGAAACAGTAGTTCGTGACATTCAATGGACAGTAGGACGAACTGGAGTAGTTACCCCTACAGCAATTATGGATCCCGTTCAGTTAGCAGGTACAACTGTTTCAAGAGCCAGCTTGCATAATCCAACGCTTTTAAAAGCCAAAGATGTTCGAATTGGTGATACAGTTAAACTTCATAAAGCTGGAGATATTATTCCTGAGATTTCTGAAGTGGTATTATCTAAGCGCCCAAAGGATAGCAAGCCTTATGAAATACCAACAACTTGTCCATCTTGCGGCGCAGAGCTAGTGCATGTAAATGGTGAAGTTGCTTTACGTTGTATTAATCCAATGTGCCCAGCTCAAGTTGAAGAAAAGATTATTCACTTTGCTTCTCGTGGAGCCATGAATATTGTGGGCTTAGGGCCTAAAATTATTAAGCAATTACTGGAAAAGAAGCTGGTAAAAGATGTAGCAGATTTATATCATTTAACTGCAGAAGATTTAGGGCAATTAGATCATTTTGGTGAAAAATCAATTACTAATTTATTAAACGCAATTGCAGAAAGTAAAAATAACTCAGTAGAATTTTTACTCTATGGTTTAGGAATTGATCATGTAGGAGCTAAAGCAGCTCGTTTAATTAGTGAAAAATATAAAGACTTAGAAAAGATTAGTAAATTAACCGTGTCAGAATTGACTACAATCGATACAATAGGAGAGACGATTGCTGATTCAATGGTTACGTATTTTAACCAACCTCTTTCCCAAAAATTAATCCAAGAGCTTAAAGCCAGTGGATTAAATATGAAATACTTGGGTAAGACAGAAGCAGATATCCCTGATAACTTCTTCAAAGATAAGAAGGTAGTTTTAACTGGAAAATTAGAACACTTTGGACGCAGTGAATTCACAAGTAAATTAGAAGAATTAGGTGCTCAAGTTACAAGCTCAGTTTCTAAAAAGACTGACTACCTAATTTATGGTGCAGAAGCAGGTTCCAAGAAAGAAAAAGCTGAAAAATTAGGAATTCCGATGCTTACTGAACAAGAAGCAATGGCCAAAATTAATGAATAA